From a region of the Acanthochromis polyacanthus isolate Apoly-LR-REF ecotype Palm Island chromosome 3, KAUST_Apoly_ChrSc, whole genome shotgun sequence genome:
- the LOC110967101 gene encoding beta-1,3-galactosyltransferase 5-like, with protein MDSGRRDLKRTAVCALVAVLVFFLYLNTERQFGNTGAPTYRKHSASPSAAEPQWEDPGPYHVTYPRNYKFIMDDTPTCRTTTPYLILMVPVAPHDVATRDIIRKTWGNEKLVLGELVETVFIVGLPGGSDAEQQQDKLKQENQLHHDLIQSNFRDSYHNLTIKTMVMLEWLAEHCASSAFVMKIDSDIVLHVENLVRLLLDLGTPKQNYMTGLVWWHSPVLRNPFIKFYMPRSVIEESEYPPYPLGMAYVMSLDLPAKILGVSHQIKPIYIEDAYLGMCLKRLGISPTDPPDKAMFLVTPEHPLSNCSLSKVIALTTTSTLQMTSYWERIRQKVQC; from the coding sequence ATGGACAGCGGGAGGAGGGATCTAAAACGCACTGCTGTCTGTGCTCTGGTAGCAGTGCTGGTCTTTTTCCTCTACCTCAATACTGAAAGACAATTCGGGAATACGGGTGCTCCAACCTACAGGAAACACTCAGCATCACCGTCAGCAGCAGAACCACAGTGGGAGGATCCCGGGCCGTATCATGTCACCTATCCGCGAAACTACAAATTCATTATGGATGACACACCAACGTGTAGGACCACAACTCCTTACCTGATCCTGATGGTTCCTGTTGCACCTCATGACGTGGCAACTCGGGACATCATCCGGAAGACGTGGGGAAATGAGAAACTGGTCCTGGGTGAGCTGGTTGagactgtttttattgtggGACTGCCTGGAGGAAGTGatgctgagcagcagcaggacaaaCTGAAACAGGAGAATCAGCTGCACCATGACCTGATTCAGAGTAACTTTCGGGACAGCTACCACAATCTGACCATCAAGACCATGGTCATGCTGGAGTGGCTGGCTGAGCACTGTGCCAGTTCTGCTTTTGTCATGAAGATTGACTCGGATATTGTACTTCATGTCGAGAATTTGGTTAGGTTGCTGCTCGATCTTGGTACGCCTAAACAAAACTACATGACAGGCTTGGTGTGGTGGCACAGCCCTGTTTTAAGAAATCCCTTCATCAAGTTCTACATGCCAAGAAGTGTGATTGAAGAATCAGAATACCCTCCATATCCTCTGGGCATGGCCTACGTTATGTCTCTGGACCTTCCTGCGAAGATCTTGGGAGTTTCACATCAGATCAAACCCATCTACATTGAAGACGCCTACCTGGGCATGTGTTTGAAACGCCTGGGCATTTCTCCCACCGACCCTCCAGACAAAGCAATGTTTCTCGTCACCCCTGAGCATCCTCTGAGCAATTGCAGTCTTTCAAAGGTGATTGCATTGACGACAACAAGCACACTACAGATGACGAGTTACTGGGAGAGGATCAGACAGAAAGTTCAGTGTTGA
- the LOC110967100 gene encoding olfactory receptor 10A3, with translation MRSSETHKANAGASMPTSAETHNFTDCPSEENLTEPPLDAASCLFLAILPNDQTVPPLVCVFLLLTLVSLLVNFPTWLALARSEQLSRQPRFTFMKNQILCNLIKSATFGTAVIHSLVQRRTMPFSTWCHIQCFIRLTTWFNNRLTIICMALERYLFVCHTIHYLVIFTETCMRKVLTFIWISSITISVITMVLLHTGEAQSSGPVTMGLLCEPNMMEQHMGFPRAFAIFHTVMSFWMLELYLFTFVFSYYWMYQDPSNAVIPFNEDNKKARKTVLIDSCMFLMELLPVLLQVISDALWAFRSPEAMTGRSSQAGDVCTVKPTPGEATAAVLHVPLLMMLMVPPCVNPLVNWLTNVKVRQALLSLFR, from the coding sequence ATGAGGAGCTCTGAGACTCATAAGGCGAATGCTGGTGCCAGCATGCCAACATCAGCTGAGACGCACAACTTCACCGACTGTCCCAGCGAAGAGAATCTTACCGAGCCGCCTCTGGACGCGGCCAGCTGCCTCTTCCTCGCCATCCTGCCCAACGATCAGACGGTGCCGCCACTCGTCTGcgtttttcttctgcttactCTTGTCTCGCTCCTGGTGAACTTTCCCACCTGGCTGGCCCTGGCGCGATCCGAGCAGCTCTCCCGGCAGCCACGCTTCACCTTCATGAAGAACCAGATCCTGTGCAACCTCATAAAGAGCGCAACTTTCGGCACGGCGGTCATCCACTCTCTGGTCCAGCGACGCACGATGCCGTTCAGCACCTGGTGCCACATTCAGTGTTTTATAAGGTTAACCACCTGGTTCAACAACCGCCTCACGATCATTTGCATGGCTCTGGAGCGGTACCTGTTCGTGTGCCACACCATCCACTACTTGGTCATTTTCACTGAGACGTGCATGCGCAAAGTCCTGACCTTCATCTGGATCTCCTCCATCACCATCTCAGTCATCACCATGGTGCTGCTGCACACTGGCGAGGCTCAGAGCAGCGGTCCGGTCACCATGGGGCTGCTGTGCGAGCCGAACATGATGGAGCAGCACATGGGCTTCCCCAGAGCCTTTGCCATCTTTCACACAGTGATGAGCTTCTGGATGTTGGAGCTGTATCTGTTCACTTTCGTCTTTTCCTACTACTGGATGTACCAGGACCCGAGTAACGCAGTGATTCCATTCAACGAGGACAACAAGAAGGCGCGTAAAACGGTGCTGATCGACTcctgcatgtttctgatggAGCTCCTGCCAGTGCTACTCCAAGTCATCTCGGACGCGCTGTGGGCGTTTCGGAGCCCCGAGGCGATGACGGGACGCTCCTCTCAGGCTGGAGACGTGTGCACGGTGAAGCCCACACCCGGTGAAGCCACGGCAGCGGTGCTCCATGTGCCCCTGCTCATGATGCTCATGGTGCCGCCGTGCGTAAACCCGCTGGTGAACTGGCTGACGAACGTGAAGGTTCGCCAGGCGCTGCTCAGTCTGTTCCGCTGA